The nucleotide sequence TTTCGGCAGCAATTATGGGGCAGCATTACACACTTGTGCCGGCAAATGCCAGCTGGAGTGCAGACGATATAGCAGATAAGATTTCAACTTCTGCAGGATCAGAGCTTTATGCGCTTAAATATACTTTGCCGGCAGGATATGTGCTTCATACAGATTCGCCGCTTTTATTTGATTCGATAGAAGACTGCGATGATATTATAAAGGGCGAGAAGACAGGATTTGGCTACGGAAGTAATCCTTTAAATATTGAAAACGACCTTTTGGATGAACTTGGCATTAAGAGTCAGGCGTTTGACCTTATTGAGCATATAGAGTTGGAAAATGCTAAAACAGCAGACTTGACCTATGAGTCAGATTGTCACCTCTATTTATATGACAGTACAAAGACAAAGTCGGATATGAAGGTTGCTTTCAGTGATGGAAGCAGCGAACTGACTTATGCTTCAAGAAAGTATAAATATGTGCTTGATCTTGGATATCATAAAAAGGGAACCAAGGTAAAGTTTAAGAGCACCGGAGACGGCGGAAAGATTGATTTTAGGATTTATAAGTTAAATACAGAGGCAATGGATGAGTTTACGAATATGATCAATTCTTCTGAAAGAGTTGAAAATATTGTAAGAACAGATAATAAATTGACCGGAGATATTGACCTTTCAGCTGATGGACATCTGGTATTTCAGATTCCTTATGAAAAAGGGTGGACTCTTAAAGTTGATGGTATTGAGAAGGAAATTGAGACTTTTGACAGCCTTTATATCAGCACTCCGCTGGAAGCAGGTCACCATAGGATAGAACTCAGTTTTTATCCTGAAGGATTTAATGAAGGTCTTATAATCAGTCTGCTTGCGGTTCTTCTTATAGCCATCTCATTCTTTATGGAAAGCAGGACAGGTGTTAAAATCCTTCGTGCTATGTCCCCGATCTCACAGCCATTTGATGAGGCTGAGGAGCTTAAGGCATTAGAAAGACTTGAAAAAGAAAAAGCCCGTGAACGCGAACGTGAAAGAGAGAGAGAAGAAGAGGAGAGAGAAAAGGGCAGAGAAAAAGGGGATGATAAGGATAAAAAGAAGGAAGATGACGAAAACGGAATCCCCGGCGGATTAGTCGGGGTCTGAAAGAAGAGTTACTTCACCACGGGAAAGCTGCAAACGACCTTCGCGTTCAAGATATTTAAGAACGCGGCTCACCACTTCACGAGCGGTGCCTAAGTTGTTTGCAATAGTCTCGTGGGTGATCTTTAAATTCTTGCTTTTCTGCAATTCTGACTCAGATCTTAAATAGTTAAGTATGCGCGTGTCCATACTGTTCCAGAGTATATCGTTTACAAGCCCGATAACTGACTGCATTCTTTGCGCAAAGGTTTCGTTTACGGTCGCTGCTACGAGAGGATGGTCTTTTATTTTTTGATAACTGCCTACAGAAAGTCGTTCGAGAATGCAGTTATCGGCTGCTTCAATAAAAATATCAAAACTTACGGCATTAAAGGCGCAGGAAGCCGAGAAAAGGCAAAGCTCGCCCTTGCCAAGTCTATAGAGGGTGATCTCGCGTCCCTCGGGTGAGATTATAAAAACACGGAGAACACCTGAGTCAACCATGAAAAGTCCCTCGCAAATATCAGAAGGAGAGTGAACAGACTCTCCTTTTTTATATGTCTTTTTTTCGATCTTTATATCTTTGACATCAGTCGCTTCTATCAATTCCTGTAAATTCATGATATTTATCCCTTTTTTATTCTAATGTGACTTTGTCACTGAAAAGATTTTTTACCAGATATAGAATTACTATATCTTAACAAGATAATCTTATCATAAATTGAAAGGGACTGAATTAAAATGATCAGAAAATTTTACAGTAAATATGGATTTGCAATATTACTTGCCTACCTTGTGGCTGCTTATTTCCTGCCTCCACTCGGAGTAATAGCTGTTATATGCATGATGGCACCGGTTATTTTTGCCCTGGCAGGCAAAGGAAGATACTGGTGTGGAAATTACTGCCCCAGGGGAAATTTCTTCCAGAATGTGACATGCCATATTTCACGAAAAAAGCCTATACCCGTATTTTTTAAGAGTGTAGGATTCAGAGTATTCATGGTAGCTTTCATAATCGGAAATTTCTCCTATGGAATATATAATGCAGGCGGTGATATCGCAGCAATAGGTATGGTATTTTACAGGATAATCGTGATCACAACAATAGTGGGAATCATATTTAATGCGGCATTCATGCCAAGAACATGGTGCTCCTTCTGCCCGATGGGATCAATTGCGACTTTTATAACCTTCCTTAAGAAAAAAGAAAAATAATACGTCAGGCAGGTGAGTCATTAACCTTCCATGACATCCATTAACGGAAAGGGGATTACATTTTTTGGCTCATGTTTTCGAGCATTCCATAAAGTAAGTTTTTGTTGCATATTCATCCAGCTTTCGACGGAAGTGTTCGTTGCTTTACCGATTCTCAAGGCCATTTCCGGGCTTAAAGAAACTTTTTCGTTTACAAACTCGGACAGCGATTTTCTGCTTACTCCAAGCATGCGTGCAGTCTCGGTTACCGTTAAGTTTAAAGGTTTCATTACATCTTCCAGAAAAACAGTTCCGGGATGTGTTGGTTTTCTTGTCATCATGGTAGCCATCCTTCCTTAGTGATAATCCATATAATCTACCAAGTATGCATCCTGACCTTCGAAGTAAAACGTTATTCTCCAGTTTCCGTTTACGGTGACAGACCACATGTCACGTTTATCACCCTTTAATGAATGTAAGCGATAACCGGGAAGGTTCATATCCTGTGGATCTATGCTTGCATCTAATCTGTCCAGCATTCTGGCAAGTTTTGTTGCGTGCTCAGGTTGGATGCCCTTCTTGGATCCGGTTGTATAGAATTCTCTTAAACCTTTGTGTGCAAATGATTTAATCATGTATATATTATAACCTGTAACGTATCGGGTGTCAAATCTGGCAATTGGTATATTTCCATTATATTTTCATAATATGAAAAAATTTTAAAATTTTGAAAAGTGCTTCGCGACTGCCCAGTAACCCCAAGCAGCAAGTGCCGCCCCGAATTTTCCATGCCGATAGGCTTCGGGGCGGCGTAACTGTTCAGGGTACCTGAACAGTTACCAATTTGTTTTCTATTTTGTACAGAAAAAAGCTGTTATAAGGTAATTAAGACTTTAACTTTATCCGATAAAAATAGTGAAAAAGTTATAGGGGAATACTATATCTTGATGAAAGAACTTGGGGAAACCCAAGGTTTTGAAAAGAGAGGTTTGAGATTTATGGCTAAAAAGATTATCAGGAAGAAAAAAAAGCATCTCAGATTAAAGAGGGGAGCACGTCGCACCATAGCAGCTTTACTTATGGTGACAGCATTGATAGTTGCTGCTATTCCCGCGCCTTCCGTAAAGGCAAGTGACATACAGTCGGAAAATAGCTTGAATGGGGGAACTGATGCCACTGATACCGAAAATTCAACGGATCCAACAGAGAGTGAAATGGAAATACAGAGTACTTCTGATGCCGATGATTATATCGATGCTTCTGATGGGATAAGGTATTACTTTAAGACAGGAACAGATACATATGGATCTGATGGTACAATAGCCATGTTTGTTGGCTATGATGATAATCCTGATGATTCCACATTTAACGATGTAAGTCAGATAACGACTCTCAATATACCATCGACTTTTAATTCATATGATGTGGAGCAGATAAACGACTTTGATGATGGAAATAACAGTAATCTAACACTTATTTACCTTCCGAGTACCGTAAAATATCTGAATTCCAATGCGTTTGACGGATGCACTAATGTTGAAACCATAAATATTCCTGACTCGGACAAGATTGTGGCTATAGGTGATTCAGCTTTTGCCGGAACAGAAAATCTTTCAACCTCAATAACTATAGGTGCCAATGTAACCAATCTGGGGACATCAGTTTTCAACGATAGTTCAGTGACAACTGTAACGGTTACGTCTACAAAGCTTGATGCTATGCCGGCGGGGGTTTTCACGGATTCGTCAGTACAGAAGGTATATATGGCTGACAGCTCCATAAAAAATCTGGACAGTTCATGCTTTGAGGACTGTACGAATATTAATGAGGTAACCCTTCCATCAGCACTTCAGACAATAGGTGATTCTGCATTTTCAGGCTGTACCGGGATTACGGATATTACGATTCCATCAACACTGATCAGTCTTGGAGCGTCAGCATTTAAGGGTTGTACTGCACTAAAATCGGTAACTGATTTTGAGGGATGTGGAGTTACGAATCTTTATTCTAATGCTTTTAATGGATGCAGCTCCCTGACATCCATGACTACCCCTACAAGTCCTGACTACGTTACTATTGCAGACAGCAGTGTATTTGCAGGCTGCACAGGTCTTCAGACGGTTGACCTCGCTGAGAATGTAAACGCAATTCCTGACAGTGCTTTTGCAAACTGTACGGCATTACAGAAACTTTACGTTCGATACAGGGGCTGTTCGGTAGGAAGCAGCATAACACCATTGAGCAGTGGAAAATCAACTATAGAAGGATTTTATATTTATGGATATGCAAGCTCGGATGAAGGTGAAGTAGTTACAGACAGTAATAAAACGGAAATTTTTGCATATGCTGAGGACAGCAACATACTTTTTAAGGATCTCGAGGACAGCAATCCGGACAGCTCACTTTACGGAGACTATATCAAGGTAAATTCATCCGGAATCATAGAATATGTAAGCTCAGAGCTGGCAAGCAGCGGATATTCCGACTTATGGAATGGCGGTGCATTTATCGTGCCTGAGAGTATTACCGTGGTCAAGGACGGCGGTACGTCGGAAAGAACCATAACGGGAATCGGCGCATATGCACTGGCACCATTAGAGGGAGACCTTTCAACAGTCTATATCAATAATACATCGTTCACGACACTTGAGGATAATGCATTCAAGGGACTTTCAAACCTTGAACTTTTAAGTGTGGTTACTGATGACGGGATCACATCAATAGGTTCCAATGTATTTGACGGGTGCTCTGCTGATCTTGTCATTTATGGGACACAGAAGTCTGATAATACGTTATTCAACTATGCCATGGACAACTCGTTTACCCTGGGTGGTACTGCAGGAAGCTATATACCTGTTTATAATAAGAACCATGGTGACGTGGGCTATCTTCTCAAGGTAGAGCATGGGGATTCCTACAATACCCTGACAGACTATAAAACTGAGGGAACGACGGATACGGTAGAACTTCCGTCCGGTATTGAATATATAGGAACTGACAGTGGCATAGGTGAGAAGATCTTCAAGGGTAATGAAGACCTCACGAGCTTTACTGCAAATGGTCTTCTGGTAATAGACAGCCTTGAATTCCAGGGCGATACAGGACTTACATCAGTGACCCTCGCAGCTTCACCGACATCGATAGGAACTACACCCTGGAGGGACTGCACAAGCCTTCCATATGTGGAAATTTCTACAGAGGGGACTTATTCGTCAGACACCACCAACGGCATGATCTTTGAGGGATCTTCAAGTTCCCCGACATCCATAGTGGAAGCTCTTGAGGGAAACAGTGCGGGCAAATATGCGGTCCCGAGCACGGTAACAAGTATTTACCCGTATGCCTTCTACAACAGGCAGAATCTCCAGACACTTGACCTTACTGCAGCAAACGGTCTGACAAAGATTCAGAATAATACCTTTGAAGGCATGAAAGCCCTTAAAAAGGTGAGCATAGGGCAGAACATGAAGACGGTTGCCACGGAAGCATTCAAGGATGTTCCCGATGGTACGATGTTCTATGTGTATTCATCAAGCATCAGTTATTCAGACGACTATGACTGCTTTGACCCGGCAAATGGTGATAACAGCTCGGACTACTATTTCTATGGAACAAGTGAGGATAACAGCGATAACACATACTACATGTGTAATACCAGTACTACAGATGGTCTTAACTGGGGAGGAACCACTGACGACTCGGCCAAAACTTCACTTTCCAGTGATAATATAGCATCCTCACCGACTAAGATAACCAAAACGATTGATGATGATACCACGGAAATATCGATAGAGAAGGGCACTGATTTTAACCTTATACTCACAAGCGGCTCGACAACCACAACTATTTCGACAGACGAGTATTATGTATCGGGAACCTGGTATGACAGCACCAAGACAGCCATGGAGGCAGCACCGGACAGTGAGGGCAGCTATTACATTATGGTTATAGCCAATACTGATTCGGAGCTTTATGAAGGCTACAGATATATTCCCGTGGCTGTAACGGATTCATCCTCGACCAAAACGGATATTTCATCCAAAGCATCATGGAAGCCAAAGGGGCTGACCATGAGCCTGGATGATATAAAGGCTAACAGTGGACTAATTCCCGGGGATGATGCGGATGCGCTGGAGAATGGGGCGGACTTTTATCTCTACCTTACGGATGATGATACGGCAATAAGCACGGCTGATTATTATCTCGGGTATTATTATACTTATACGTTTGACAGCAGTACAGGCAGCTACACATATACTGCAATAGAGGATGACTATCCAACGGTTTCCGGTAATTTTGCTGTTGCATGTATAGCGAAATCCACATCATCGGATTATACAGGAACACTTTATGTAAGATTTACGGTTACGGATGGTTCATCATCTGATGATGACGACAGCAGCAAAACCTCCCTGGACGGGAATGTTTACGCAGATCCTGAACCCATAGAAATTTCGCTTTATGACAGGAGTCCGGCTACTGTAACAAAGGGAATTGACTTTAACCTTTACAGGGTATCGGATAATGCGCTGGTCAAGACTGATTATTACAGCATTGCGGCGTATTGTGACTCAAGCTATAATACGCTTTCGAGCGCACCGACCAGTGAGGGTACATACTACGTTAAACTGACTGCAACATCATCAACAGTAAACCCGTGGAAGGGAAGCATATATGTACAGCTCGATGTGTATGAGGAGGATCCGAATAAGACATCACTTTCAGCAGACTGCTATGCCAAACCGTCTATCATTAAGAAGGCAATACCTTCCAGCGGAAAGACTGTAACGGTAGTCAAAGGAACAGACTTTAATATCTATAGGGTTTCGGATAACTCTCTGATAGACACAAGCTATTATGAAATAACGGGTTATCTTGACTCGAGCAAGACAGCACTCAGCGGAGTGCCATATGAGGCAGGAAGCTACTATGTTGTTGTACAGCCGTATTCAAGCGACTCAGAGGTGACGGGTACACTCCTTATAAATATGACGGTTTCTGTTGGCGGTACTTTGTCGATAAATGCGATAGAGGATCAGTACTGGACAGGCTCGGCAGTAACGCCGGATATTAAGGTCACATCAACAACGGATTCCGATCTGACGCTGACAAAGGGAATCGACTATACCTCGGCATATTCCAGCAATATAAATGCTGGGGCGGCAACGGTAACGGCAACGGGTATTTCTGACTATAACGGAGACTCGGCAACAGCAACGTTCTCGATACTAAAATCGATAGCAAACTGTACTATAAATGCCACAAATACCGAATACACAGGTAAAGCAACAACACCTACGGTAACAATAACAGATGGCAGCAAAAAGCTTACATTGGGAACGGATTTTGTGATCTCGGCAATAGACAAAAATGTCAAGGTAAATAACAACAAGGGTGTTGTAACAGTAGAAGGGATAGGTTATTACTATGGTGAGGCTACAGCTAATTTCTCGGTTCGTAAAACATATTCAACGAGCTCTTCGTCGTCTTCTTCCTCGAAATCAAGCTCAAAGTCGTCCTCTTCCAGCAGCAGCTCCAGTTCCGGTTCAAGTGGATCAACAGCGGCAACTGTAAGTTCGTCTACTGCAAACGTTGACTCTACAACCAATGGCTCTGCAGGCAACGGAAACGGATATGTAAATACAGGAAAGACGGCACCGGTAGATCCGGGAGATACAGGACTTGATGATGCATCAGCAACAATTAACGGATCGACTGATAATTATGTAGTTAAGATCAGGAAGTCAAGTACTGCTGATTCCGAATTCAGACAGGCTCTTACAGATGAGTATGGCAATATCGATGCATTCAGATACTATGCATTTGATATTTCACTCTATGATGAAACGGGAACTGAAAAGATAGAGGATCCGCAGGGAGTTTCAGTAACGCTGACAATACCGCTTCCTGATTCGCTGGCTCTCTATGGAGGAAACAATCAGGCGGCAGCGGTGAGCCAAAGCGGTGATCTTGAAAATCTTTCTACAAGATTTACATCTATTGATGGAAAGGATTGCGCATCCTTTACGGCTACGCATTTCTCGACCTATGGATTCTATGTTGACACCAATAATCTTTCGGCAGGAAATTCACTTGATTCAACGCCGAAGACAGGTGATCCTATAAGCCCTAAGTGGTTCTTATCACTCGGACTTGCGGCACTTTCAGTATTCCTTTTCCTTAAGAAGGATCCGCTGCCGGCAAGGGCAAAGGTAAGGGTTGCCAGATAAATGATAAAAAGAAATTTGTCTGAAGGATTTTGAACTTAGTTTTAAGATCCGTGGTTATTTGTTTCAGTCCTTAAAAAACTTTTTGGCACAGCTGAATATTCTCCTGTGTCAAAAAGTTTTTTAGAAATACGAAAAGTATGCAGGGATATATAAAAGTAAATCATTAACTTTGAGAGTAACAGGCTTGAATCAGGGGGACAGAGAATGAAGCGCATCATAAGGATAACGCTGGCAACAGTTTTTGCGGCAGCGGCAATTCTTGTATTTTTTATTAAGCCGCCGGGACTGGAAGCGGAGAGTTCGATGAAGATCGAAAACGGAGTTTTGATAAAATATGCTGTTTCCGATAATATGACAAGTATTAATATCCCAAGTAACGTAAAAGAAATCGGAGATGAAGCCTTTATGAACGATAAGACTTTAGAATCGATCGGAATCCCGGCATCGGTTACAAAAATCGGTAAAAAGGCTTTTTACGGGTGCTCGGAATTAAGAAGTGTAAAGCTTCAGGAAGGTACTGAGTCTATTGGTGAAAGTGCATTTGCAATGTGCTCATCGCTTTCTTCTTTTTCTATGCCATCTACTATTTCTTACGTCGGAGATGGTGCATTTGCCGGAGATACAGAGCTTACAAATGTGAGCCTCGGAAACGGTAATTCTAATTCATATTTCTTTTTCAATGACAACGTTCTCTACAATATGAACTCTACAAAACTTGTTTCATATATTCCGGGAAGAGACAGTGATAATTTTATCATGCCCTTTACGGTTTCACTAATTGCTCCTTATGCTTTCTGGGGAAGTGAAAAGATGAAAATGGCTTATGTGGCAAATAATGTAGAGACTATTTCCTCATTTGCATTTTGTAATGCGGCAGGACTTGAGGAAATATACATTCCAAATTCTGTAAATACGATAGAAGATTATGCGTTCAGGGACTGCTATAGGCTTAAATATGTAGCGATAGAAAACTCAGCCTGTGATATTGCGGATAAGGCTTTCGAAAATTGTCCTGAAGGTATGAAAATAGAATACGGAGTAAATAAATCGGCATTTATTTCAAATGCAAATAATTATGCGATAGAAAAAACAAGCTCCGGAAATCAGGTTATTTCCGGAAATGAGG is from Lachnospiraceae bacterium C1.1 and encodes:
- a CDS encoding leucine-rich repeat domain-containing protein codes for the protein MKRIIRITLATVFAAAAILVFFIKPPGLEAESSMKIENGVLIKYAVSDNMTSINIPSNVKEIGDEAFMNDKTLESIGIPASVTKIGKKAFYGCSELRSVKLQEGTESIGESAFAMCSSLSSFSMPSTISYVGDGAFAGDTELTNVSLGNGNSNSYFFFNDNVLYNMNSTKLVSYIPGRDSDNFIMPFTVSLIAPYAFWGSEKMKMAYVANNVETISSFAFCNAAGLEEIYIPNSVNTIEDYAFRDCYRLKYVAIENSACDIADKAFENCPEGMKIEYGVNKSAFISNANNYAIEKTSSGNQVISGNEARKKNKEDGNLIEDDNSNESDSASDDSSSDTPAGTVRNGGSIVVDSVWGTKAPYTPLDRENPKGLVGTGKIVGNSVYIIPNDDYNKESSTESGNSAPEMSEFSASVASASENSTSSVSSSALSSGRGTYPKNGSTANSYWKNTRKSNQTVSKNSHYGNSNFKSTVSKNTASGNKVSDNTISDNTVSEDSVSKNAVSGNTVSKNSVSKNK
- a CDS encoding Crp/Fnr family transcriptional regulator: MNLQELIEATDVKDIKIEKKTYKKGESVHSPSDICEGLFMVDSGVLRVFIISPEGREITLYRLGKGELCLFSASCAFNAVSFDIFIEAADNCILERLSVGSYQKIKDHPLVAATVNETFAQRMQSVIGLVNDILWNSMDTRILNYLRSESELQKSKNLKITHETIANNLGTAREVVSRVLKYLEREGRLQLSRGEVTLLSDPD
- a CDS encoding type II toxin-antitoxin system RelE/ParE family toxin, which translates into the protein MIKSFAHKGLREFYTTGSKKGIQPEHATKLARMLDRLDASIDPQDMNLPGYRLHSLKGDKRDMWSVTVNGNWRITFYFEGQDAYLVDYMDYH
- a CDS encoding leucine-rich repeat protein encodes the protein MAKKIIRKKKKHLRLKRGARRTIAALLMVTALIVAAIPAPSVKASDIQSENSLNGGTDATDTENSTDPTESEMEIQSTSDADDYIDASDGIRYYFKTGTDTYGSDGTIAMFVGYDDNPDDSTFNDVSQITTLNIPSTFNSYDVEQINDFDDGNNSNLTLIYLPSTVKYLNSNAFDGCTNVETINIPDSDKIVAIGDSAFAGTENLSTSITIGANVTNLGTSVFNDSSVTTVTVTSTKLDAMPAGVFTDSSVQKVYMADSSIKNLDSSCFEDCTNINEVTLPSALQTIGDSAFSGCTGITDITIPSTLISLGASAFKGCTALKSVTDFEGCGVTNLYSNAFNGCSSLTSMTTPTSPDYVTIADSSVFAGCTGLQTVDLAENVNAIPDSAFANCTALQKLYVRYRGCSVGSSITPLSSGKSTIEGFYIYGYASSDEGEVVTDSNKTEIFAYAEDSNILFKDLEDSNPDSSLYGDYIKVNSSGIIEYVSSELASSGYSDLWNGGAFIVPESITVVKDGGTSERTITGIGAYALAPLEGDLSTVYINNTSFTTLEDNAFKGLSNLELLSVVTDDGITSIGSNVFDGCSADLVIYGTQKSDNTLFNYAMDNSFTLGGTAGSYIPVYNKNHGDVGYLLKVEHGDSYNTLTDYKTEGTTDTVELPSGIEYIGTDSGIGEKIFKGNEDLTSFTANGLLVIDSLEFQGDTGLTSVTLAASPTSIGTTPWRDCTSLPYVEISTEGTYSSDTTNGMIFEGSSSSPTSIVEALEGNSAGKYAVPSTVTSIYPYAFYNRQNLQTLDLTAANGLTKIQNNTFEGMKALKKVSIGQNMKTVATEAFKDVPDGTMFYVYSSSISYSDDYDCFDPANGDNSSDYYFYGTSEDNSDNTYYMCNTSTTDGLNWGGTTDDSAKTSLSSDNIASSPTKITKTIDDDTTEISIEKGTDFNLILTSGSTTTTISTDEYYVSGTWYDSTKTAMEAAPDSEGSYYIMVIANTDSELYEGYRYIPVAVTDSSSTKTDISSKASWKPKGLTMSLDDIKANSGLIPGDDADALENGADFYLYLTDDDTAISTADYYLGYYYTYTFDSSTGSYTYTAIEDDYPTVSGNFAVACIAKSTSSDYTGTLYVRFTVTDGSSSDDDDSSKTSLDGNVYADPEPIEISLYDRSPATVTKGIDFNLYRVSDNALVKTDYYSIAAYCDSSYNTLSSAPTSEGTYYVKLTATSSTVNPWKGSIYVQLDVYEEDPNKTSLSADCYAKPSIIKKAIPSSGKTVTVVKGTDFNIYRVSDNSLIDTSYYEITGYLDSSKTALSGVPYEAGSYYVVVQPYSSDSEVTGTLLINMTVSVGGTLSINAIEDQYWTGSAVTPDIKVTSTTDSDLTLTKGIDYTSAYSSNINAGAATVTATGISDYNGDSATATFSILKSIANCTINATNTEYTGKATTPTVTITDGSKKLTLGTDFVISAIDKNVKVNNNKGVVTVEGIGYYYGEATANFSVRKTYSTSSSSSSSSKSSSKSSSSSSSSSSGSSGSTAATVSSSTANVDSTTNGSAGNGNGYVNTGKTAPVDPGDTGLDDASATINGSTDNYVVKIRKSSTADSEFRQALTDEYGNIDAFRYYAFDISLYDETGTEKIEDPQGVSVTLTIPLPDSLALYGGNNQAAAVSQSGDLENLSTRFTSIDGKDCASFTATHFSTYGFYVDTNNLSAGNSLDSTPKTGDPISPKWFLSLGLAALSVFLFLKKDPLPARAKVRVAR
- a CDS encoding HigA family addiction module antitoxin, with the protein product MMTRKPTHPGTVFLEDVMKPLNLTVTETARMLGVSRKSLSEFVNEKVSLSPEMALRIGKATNTSVESWMNMQQKLTLWNARKHEPKNVIPFPLMDVMEG
- a CDS encoding 4Fe-4S binding protein, yielding MIRKFYSKYGFAILLAYLVAAYFLPPLGVIAVICMMAPVIFALAGKGRYWCGNYCPRGNFFQNVTCHISRKKPIPVFFKSVGFRVFMVAFIIGNFSYGIYNAGGDIAAIGMVFYRIIVITTIVGIIFNAAFMPRTWCSFCPMGSIATFITFLKKKEK